One genomic region from Sciurus carolinensis chromosome 2, mSciCar1.2, whole genome shotgun sequence encodes:
- the Eif2b2 gene encoding translation initiation factor eIF-2B subunit beta isoform X1 yields the protein MPGAAAKDSELSERIESFVETLKRGGGQRSSEDMARETLGLLRRFITDHRWSNAGELMELIRREGRRMTAAQPSETTVGNMVRRVLKIIREEYGRLHGRSDESDQQESLHKLLTSGGLSEDFSVHYAQLQSNIIEAINELLVELEGTTENIAAQALEHIHSNEVIMTIGFSRTVEAFLKEAARKRKFHVIVAECAPFCQGHEMAVNLSKAGIETTVMTDAAIFAVMSRVNKVIIGTKTILANGALRAVAGTHTLALAAKHHFTPLIVCAPMFKLSPQFPNEEDSFHKFVAPEEVLPFTEGDILEKVSVHCPVFDYVPPELITLFISNIGGNAPSYIYRLMSELYHPDDHVL from the exons ATGCCGGGGGCCGCGGCGAAGGACTCGGAGTTGTCCGAGAGGATCGAGAGCTTTGTGGAGACCCTAAAGCGGGGCGGCGGGCAGCGCAGCTCCGAGGACATGGCTCGGGAGACCCTGGGGCTGCTGCGCCGGTTCATCACGGACCACCGCTGGAGCAACGCAG GGGAGCTGATGGAGTTGATCCGCAGAGAGGGCAGGAGGATGACAGCCGCGCAGCCCTCGGAGACTACCGTGGGCAACATGGTGCGGAGAGTGCTCAAGATCATCCGGGAGGAGTATGGCAG ACTGCATGGACGCAGTGATGAGAGCGATCAGCAGGAGTCCTTGCACAAACTTTTGACATCCGGAGGCCTGAGCGAGGATTTCAGCGTCCATTATGCCCAACTTCAGTCCAACATAATTGAGGCGATTAATGAGCTGCTAGTGGAGTTGG AAGGCACCACGGAGAACATCGCAGCCCAGGCTCTGGAGCACATTCATTCCAATGAGGTGATCATGACCATTGGCTTTTCCAGAACAGTAGAGGCCTTCCTCAAAGAAGCTGCCCGAAAGAGGAAATTCCATGTCATTGTAGCAGAGTGTGCTCCCTTCTGCCAG GGCCATGAGATGGCTGTCAATTTGTCCAAAGCAGGTATTGAGACTACTGTCATGACTGATGCTGCCATTTTTGCTGTTATGTCAAGAGTCAACAAG GTGATCATTGGCACAAAGACCATCCTGGCTAATGGTGCCCTGAGAGCTGTAGCTGGAACCCACACCCTGGCACTGGCAGCAAAGCACCATTTCACCCCACTCATCGTCTGTGCACCCATGTTCAAGCTTTCCCCACAG ttcCCCAATGAAGAAGATTCATTTCACAAGTTTGTGGCTCCTGAAGAAGTCCTACCTTTCACAGAAG GGGACATTCTGGAGAAGGTCAGCGTTCACTGCCCTGTGTTTGACTACGTGCCCCCTGAGCTCATTACCCTCTTTATCTCCAACATTGGTGGGAATGCACCTTCCTATATCTACCGCCTGATGAGTGAGCTCTACCATCCTGATGACCACGTCCTATGA